A portion of the Thunnus maccoyii chromosome 20, fThuMac1.1, whole genome shotgun sequence genome contains these proteins:
- the noc3l gene encoding nucleolar complex protein 3 homolog — translation MGPPRSKKRRPTFRRLLKTSGVKLENKLKNRQLKQQNVAKKQRKEQKRLRQAVKDAAIRTPRPLETYRKRPEEEEDEEEFLETLPTDMMEDGDLQQMTTMARQASFITRDLSSCGPVHGGKKRRSEVVRSYEKVPRKMAKTEEKEVIHLLPIKDKTGVIPQSVERVKKQQEEEEEEEEEEEEEAAEQTEEMEDEAALQSAAELTEEQREQLRAQKIHEKKLHIAALASAVVSDPSSNIKRVKELRGLLMESDPCVAVTVRKLVMVSLMEIFKDITPTYRIRPLTPAEKAAKVKKDTQQLREFEEGLVSQYKFYLEDLEQTINDWKQQKKKRSQAVGFSSYLGLAEVAVRCLCELLLALPHFNFHNNIIVILVPLMNDPVTKVSGMCCDAFRKLFQQDKLGGASLATVRVISGLVKRLNYNVRPEVLRTLLSLRIKEVEMKKDIEATAPKKKFMNNKERKKNLSRMQRKWKKAEEKLEKELLEAEASESKDKKIKLHTETLNIVFLVYFRILKKAQKSVLLPAVLEGLARFAHLINLEFFDDLLNVLQTLIQSGDLTNRESLHCIQTVFTILSGQGDVLNIDPLNFYSQLYKMLPTLHAGKPNDDIIIVLRCLDAMLTRRRKQVTLQRAIAFVKRLSTLSLHVLPNASVGILAANRAAVHSFPKCDFLLDNEVQGSGFYLPELDEPEHCNAQNTALWELHTLQRHYHPVVRRFAVHLSVGAPSEGSAALGADLSRRSPVELFDDYSVRDMTFNPAVAAPSTKKKDHFTVGATLLDAELQRRAENILTVTEETELDFTTTHTPDTH, via the exons ATGGGTCCG CCTCGCTCGAAGAAGCGGCGGCCGACGTTCCGCCGCCTGCTGAAGACGAGCGGCGTGAAGCTGGAGAACAAGCTGAAGAACCGTCAGCTGAAGCAGCAGAACGTCGCCAAGAAGCAACGCAAAGAGCAGAAGAGGCTTAGACAGGCGGTGAAGGACGCCGCCATCAGGACGCCCCGCCCACTGGAGACGTACAGGAAGAGACCCG aggaagaggaggatgaggaagagttTCTGGAGACTCTGCCGACAGACATGATGGAGGACGGCGACCTGCAGCAGATGACCACGATGGCTCGCCAAGCGTCCTTCATCACCAGAGACCTGTCGTCATG CGGGCCGGTGCACGGCGGGAAGAAGcggaggtcagaggtcgtgCGGAGTTACGAGAAGGTTCCCAGGAAGATGGCGAAGACGGAGGAGAAGGAGGTCATCCACCTGCTGCCAATCAAAGACAAGACAGGCGTCATCCCACAGAGCGTGGAGAGAG ttaaaaagcagcaagaagaagaagaagaggaggaggaggaggaggaggaggaagccgCTGAGCAGACGGAGGAGATGGAAGACG AGGCGGCGCTGCAGAGCGCTGCAGAGCTGAcggaggagcagagagagcagctgcGAGCGCAGAAGATCCACGAGAAGAAGCTCCACATCGCCGCGCTGGCGTCCGCCGTCGTCTCCGACCCGTCCAGCAAC atCAAGCGTGTGAAGGAGCTGCGTGGTCTGCTGATGGAGTCTGACCCGTGTGTGGCGGTGACGGTCAGGAAGCTGGTGATGGTTTCTCTGATGGAGATCTTCAAAGACATCACGCCCACCTACAGGATCCGACCTCTGACCCCCGCAGAGAAGGCCGCCAAG GTGAAGAAAGACACGCAGCAGCTCCGAGAGTTCGAGGAAGGTTTGGTCAGTCAGTACAAGTTCTACCTGGAGGACCTGGAGCAGACCATCAATg actggaagcagcagaagaagaagcgcAGTCAGGCCGTCGGCTTCTCGTCGTATCTCGGTCTCGCTGAAGTCGCTGTTCGCTGTCTGTGTGAGCTGCTGCTTGCTCTGCCGCACTTCAACTTCCACAACAACATCATCGTCATCCTCGTGCCGCTGATGAACGACCCCGTCACCAAG GTGTCAGGCATGTGCTGTGATGCGTTCAGGAAGCTCTTCCAGCAGGACAAACTGGGCGGGGCCTCACTGGCGACTGTGCGGGTCATCTCCGGCCTCGTCAAGCGTCTCAACTACAACGTCAGACCCGAG GTGCTCAGGACGCTGCTGAGTCTCAGGATTAAGGAGGTGGAGATGAAGAAGGACATCGAAGCCACAGCACCAAAGAAGAAGTTCATGAAcaacaaagagaggaagaagaaccTGTCCAGGATGCAGAGGAAG tggaaGAAGGCGGAGGAGAAGCTGGAGAAAGAGCTGCTGGAGGCCGAAGCTTCAGAGAGCAAAGACAAGAAAATCAAACTG CACACAGAGACTCTGAACATCGTCTTCCTCGTTTACTTCAGGATTTTAAAGAAAGCTCAGAAGTCTGTTCTCCTCCCTGCTGTGCTGGAGGGACTCGCCag gtTTGCTCACCTCATCAACCTGGAGTTCTTTGACGACCTGCTCAACGTGCTGCAGACCCTCATCCAATCAGGA GATCTGACCAATCGGGAGAGTCTGCACTGCATCCAGACCGTCTTCACCATCCTGTCAGGACAAG gtgACGTTCTGAACATCGACCCCCTCAACTTCTACTCTCAGCTGTACAAGATGCTGCCGACGCTGCACGCAG GGAAGCccaatgatgacatcatcatcgtGCTGCGATGCCTGGATGCCATGCTGACGCGCCGCAGGAAGCAGGTGACCCTGCAGAGGGCGATAGCGTTTGTCAAACGGCTGAGCACGCTCAGTCTGCACGTGCTGCCCAACGCCAGCGTGGGAATCCTCGCCGCCAACAGAGCTGCCGTGCAC tcctTCCCTAAGtgtgacttcctgttggataACGAGGTTCAGGGCAGCGGCTTCTACCTGCCGGAGCTCGACGAACCTGAACACTGCAACGCTCAGAACACAGCACTGTGGGAGctacacacactgcag aggcATTACCATCCGGTCGTGCGGCGGTTTGCGGTTCATCTGAGTGTCGGAGCTCCAAGTGAAGGATCGGCGGCGCTCGGCGCGGATCTGAGCCGCAG
- the LOC121887594 gene encoding TBC1 domain family member 12-like isoform X1, with amino-acid sequence MERSDDASSLPATVNYSDESSPRHHPPSSSADVTAWGRPTCPGVRRVACLGDSEEEEEESDSHHSLRGPIRRCPEAREAGDGQGARPSPGDDVTRTDSTVCSHSMASCSEGSKVNHCYRLDTGGHSGGGATGGTDCHTPPSKASKVNINPVTRESDTDSDTQDGDLTFDLQEVSSDDETFITEPPPPQGELSLPPAASRSRNTYECGRRQSAPGQLVQDGSQAELQSRRPGIVDYFSSRQRSVSHSVPGWKLFGKVPPRQIPSKHSRIIQQEYEARQVAAQSSPTQHAVGQQQSRRNVEFEPLSTTALILEDRPPNLPAKSAEETQRHRQQYEQMVAGAKRRELKEAQRRQQQMKERFRQEDVIANTALIWNKHILPHWDAMKSSRRARDLWWAGLPPSVRGRVWSLAIGNELNITAELYEIFLSRAKEKWRNLGETQADAGAPPADSESSLQLIRRDVSRTLASLCVFQKGGPYHDLLQSILGAYTCYRPDVGYMQGMASLAAMLILNMDEVEAFISFSNLINKPCQLTFYRVDHQLMFRYFGAFEVFFKENLPRLFLHFQSTGVTSDLYLMDWVLSLYTKPLPLDVACRVWDVFLRDGEEFLFRTGLGILRLHQDVLLQMDLISIAQFLARLPDEELLSDRLFSCISATPMLSGNRKWIQVLSSRCSS; translated from the exons ATGGAACGAAGCGATGACGCGTCGTCTCTACCGGCAACCGTAAACTACTCGGACGAGTCCTCGCCGCGTCAtcatcctccttcctcctctgctgatGTCACCGCCTGGGGTCGCCCCACCTGTCCGGGCGTTCGGCGGGTCGCGTGTTTAGGAgacagcgaggaggaggaggaggagtcagaCTCGCATCACAGCCTGCGAGGACCAATCAGACGCTGCCCTGAAGCCCGGGAGGCGGGTGATGGTCAGGGGGCGAGGCCTAGTCCCGGTGATGATGTCACCCGaacagacagcacagtgtgcTCACACAGCATGGCGTCCTGCAGCGAGGGGTCAAAGGTTAATCACTGTTACAGACTGGACACTGGTGGTCACTCTGGGGGCGGGGCTACTGGAGGCACTGACTGTCACACGCCGCCATCGAAGGCATCTAAGGTAAATATAAACCCTGTGACCCGCGAGTCAGACACTGACTCAGACACACAGGACGGggatttgacctttgaccttcaggAGGTCAGTTCTGATGACGAGACGTTCATCACGGAGCCGCCGCCGCCACAGGGCGAGCTGAGCCTCCCGCCCGCCGCTTCCCGCTCCAGGAACACGTACGAGTGCGGCCGCAGGCAGAGCGCGCCGGGTCAGCTGGTGCAGGACGGGTCACAGGCCGAGCTGCAGTCCAGGAGGCCGGGCATCGTCGACTACTTCAGCAG caggcaGCGGTCCGTCAGTCACAGCGTTCCCGGCTGGAAGTTGTTCGGTAAAGTTCCTCCCAGGCAGATTCCCTCCAAACATTCCCGGATCATCCAACAG GAGTACGAGGCTCGGCAGGTGGCGGCCCAGAGCTCTCCTACCCAGCATGCAGTGGGGCAGCAGCAGAGCCGGAGGAACGTAGAGTTTGAGCCGCTGTCGACCACAGCCCTGATCCTGGAGGACCGACCGCC gaaTCTTCCCGCCAAGTCAGCTGAGGAAACCCAGAGACACAGGCAGCAGTACGAGCAGATGGTGGCTGGAGCTAAGAGGAGAG AGTTGAAGGAGGCTCagaggaggcagcagcagaTGAAGGAGCGTTTCAGACAGGAAGACGTCATCGCCAACACAGCGCTGATCTGGAACAAACACATCCTGCCTCACTGGGACGCCAT GAAGTCAAGTCGGCGTGCTCGGGATCTGTGGTGGGCGGGTTTACCCCCCAGCGTCCGGGGACGAGTGTGGAGCCTCGCCATCGGCAACGAGCTCAACATCACAGCAG agcTGTATGAGATCTTCCTCTCCAGAGCGAAGGAGAAGTGGAGGAACCTCGGTGAGACTCAGGCTGACG CCGGAGCGCCGCCGGCCGACAGCGAGTCCAGTCTGCAGCTCATCAGACGAGACGTTTCCAGGACGTTGGCGTCGCTGTGCGTCTTCCAGAAG GGCGGCCCCTATCACGACCTGCTGCAAAGCATTCTGGGAGCTTACACCTGCTACAGACCTGATGTGGGATAt ATGCAGGGGATGGCGTCCCTGGCAGCCATGTTGATCCTGAACATGGACGAGGTCGAAGCTTTCATCAGCTTCTCCAACCTGATCAATAAACCCTGTCAGCTGACTTTCTACAGAGTGGACCACCAGCtg ATGTTCAGGTATTTCGGGGCCTTCGAGGTTTTTTTCAAGGAGAATCTTCCTCGTCTCTTCCTTCACTTCCAGTCGACAggtgtgacctctgacctctacctCATGGACTG GGTCCTGTCTCTCTACACTAAGCCCCTCCCCCTGGACGTGGCGTGCAGAGTCTGGGACGTCTTCCTCCGGGACGGCGAGGAGTTCCTGTTCAGGACGGGTCTGGGAATCCTGCGTCTCCATCAGGACGTCCTGCTGCAGATGGACCTCATCAGCATCG CTCAGTTCCTGGCCCGCCTCCCAGATGAAGAGCTGCTCTCTGATAGGCTGTTCTCCTGCATCTCGGCCACGCCCATGCTGAGCGGGAACAGGAAGTGGATCCAG GTTTTGTCTTCCAGGTGCAGCAGCTGA
- the LOC121887594 gene encoding TBC1 domain family member 12-like isoform X3 has protein sequence MERSDDASSLPATVNYSDESSPRHHPPSSSADVTAWGRPTCPGVRRVACLGDSEEEEEESDSHHSLRGPIRRCPEAREAGDGQGARPSPGDDVTRTDSTVCSHSMASCSEGSKVNHCYRLDTGGHSGGGATGGTDCHTPPSKASKVNINPVTRESDTDSDTQDGDLTFDLQEVSSDDETFITEPPPPQGELSLPPAASRSRNTYECGRRQSAPGQLVQDGSQAELQSRRPGIVDYFSSRQRSVSHSVPGWKLFGKVPPRQIPSKHSRIIQQEYEARQVAAQSSPTQHAVGQQQSRRNVEFEPLSTTALILEDRPPNLPAKSAEETQRHRQQYEQMVAGAKRRELKEAQRRQQQMKERFRQEDVIANTALIWNKHILPHWDAMKSSRRARDLWWAGLPPSVRGRVWSLAIGNELNITAELYEIFLSRAKEKWRNLGETQADAGAPPADSESSLQLIRRDVSRTLASLCVFQKGGPYHDLLQSILGAYTCYRPDVGYMQGMASLAAMLILNMDEVEAFISFSNLINKPCQLTFYRVDHQLGPVSLH, from the exons ATGGAACGAAGCGATGACGCGTCGTCTCTACCGGCAACCGTAAACTACTCGGACGAGTCCTCGCCGCGTCAtcatcctccttcctcctctgctgatGTCACCGCCTGGGGTCGCCCCACCTGTCCGGGCGTTCGGCGGGTCGCGTGTTTAGGAgacagcgaggaggaggaggaggagtcagaCTCGCATCACAGCCTGCGAGGACCAATCAGACGCTGCCCTGAAGCCCGGGAGGCGGGTGATGGTCAGGGGGCGAGGCCTAGTCCCGGTGATGATGTCACCCGaacagacagcacagtgtgcTCACACAGCATGGCGTCCTGCAGCGAGGGGTCAAAGGTTAATCACTGTTACAGACTGGACACTGGTGGTCACTCTGGGGGCGGGGCTACTGGAGGCACTGACTGTCACACGCCGCCATCGAAGGCATCTAAGGTAAATATAAACCCTGTGACCCGCGAGTCAGACACTGACTCAGACACACAGGACGGggatttgacctttgaccttcaggAGGTCAGTTCTGATGACGAGACGTTCATCACGGAGCCGCCGCCGCCACAGGGCGAGCTGAGCCTCCCGCCCGCCGCTTCCCGCTCCAGGAACACGTACGAGTGCGGCCGCAGGCAGAGCGCGCCGGGTCAGCTGGTGCAGGACGGGTCACAGGCCGAGCTGCAGTCCAGGAGGCCGGGCATCGTCGACTACTTCAGCAG caggcaGCGGTCCGTCAGTCACAGCGTTCCCGGCTGGAAGTTGTTCGGTAAAGTTCCTCCCAGGCAGATTCCCTCCAAACATTCCCGGATCATCCAACAG GAGTACGAGGCTCGGCAGGTGGCGGCCCAGAGCTCTCCTACCCAGCATGCAGTGGGGCAGCAGCAGAGCCGGAGGAACGTAGAGTTTGAGCCGCTGTCGACCACAGCCCTGATCCTGGAGGACCGACCGCC gaaTCTTCCCGCCAAGTCAGCTGAGGAAACCCAGAGACACAGGCAGCAGTACGAGCAGATGGTGGCTGGAGCTAAGAGGAGAG AGTTGAAGGAGGCTCagaggaggcagcagcagaTGAAGGAGCGTTTCAGACAGGAAGACGTCATCGCCAACACAGCGCTGATCTGGAACAAACACATCCTGCCTCACTGGGACGCCAT GAAGTCAAGTCGGCGTGCTCGGGATCTGTGGTGGGCGGGTTTACCCCCCAGCGTCCGGGGACGAGTGTGGAGCCTCGCCATCGGCAACGAGCTCAACATCACAGCAG agcTGTATGAGATCTTCCTCTCCAGAGCGAAGGAGAAGTGGAGGAACCTCGGTGAGACTCAGGCTGACG CCGGAGCGCCGCCGGCCGACAGCGAGTCCAGTCTGCAGCTCATCAGACGAGACGTTTCCAGGACGTTGGCGTCGCTGTGCGTCTTCCAGAAG GGCGGCCCCTATCACGACCTGCTGCAAAGCATTCTGGGAGCTTACACCTGCTACAGACCTGATGTGGGATAt ATGCAGGGGATGGCGTCCCTGGCAGCCATGTTGATCCTGAACATGGACGAGGTCGAAGCTTTCATCAGCTTCTCCAACCTGATCAATAAACCCTGTCAGCTGACTTTCTACAGAGTGGACCACCAGCtg GGTCCTGTCTCTCTACACTAA
- the LOC121887594 gene encoding TBC1 domain family member 12-like isoform X2 translates to MERSDDASSLPATVNYSDESSPRHHPPSSSADVTAWGRPTCPGVRRVACLGDSEEEEEESDSHHSLRGPIRRCPEAREAGDGQGARPSPGDDVTRTDSTVCSHSMASCSEGSKVNHCYRLDTGGHSGGGATGGTDCHTPPSKASKVNINPVTRESDTDSDTQDGDLTFDLQEVSSDDETFITEPPPPQGELSLPPAASRSRNTYECGRRQSAPGQLVQDGSQAELQSRRPGIVDYFSSRQRSVSHSVPGWKLFGKVPPRQIPSKHSRIIQQEYEARQVAAQSSPTQHAVGQQQSRRNVEFEPLSTTALILEDRPPNLPAKSAEETQRHRQQYEQMVAGAKRRELKEAQRRQQQMKERFRQEDVIANTALIWNKHILPHWDAMKSSRRARDLWWAGLPPSVRGRVWSLAIGNELNITAELYEIFLSRAKEKWRNLGETQADAGAPPADSESSLQLIRRDVSRTLASLCVFQKGGPYHDLLQSILGAYTCYRPDVGYMQGMASLAAMLILNMDEVEAFISFSNLINKPCQLTFYRVDHQLSTHTSLTSVPTPEDER, encoded by the exons ATGGAACGAAGCGATGACGCGTCGTCTCTACCGGCAACCGTAAACTACTCGGACGAGTCCTCGCCGCGTCAtcatcctccttcctcctctgctgatGTCACCGCCTGGGGTCGCCCCACCTGTCCGGGCGTTCGGCGGGTCGCGTGTTTAGGAgacagcgaggaggaggaggaggagtcagaCTCGCATCACAGCCTGCGAGGACCAATCAGACGCTGCCCTGAAGCCCGGGAGGCGGGTGATGGTCAGGGGGCGAGGCCTAGTCCCGGTGATGATGTCACCCGaacagacagcacagtgtgcTCACACAGCATGGCGTCCTGCAGCGAGGGGTCAAAGGTTAATCACTGTTACAGACTGGACACTGGTGGTCACTCTGGGGGCGGGGCTACTGGAGGCACTGACTGTCACACGCCGCCATCGAAGGCATCTAAGGTAAATATAAACCCTGTGACCCGCGAGTCAGACACTGACTCAGACACACAGGACGGggatttgacctttgaccttcaggAGGTCAGTTCTGATGACGAGACGTTCATCACGGAGCCGCCGCCGCCACAGGGCGAGCTGAGCCTCCCGCCCGCCGCTTCCCGCTCCAGGAACACGTACGAGTGCGGCCGCAGGCAGAGCGCGCCGGGTCAGCTGGTGCAGGACGGGTCACAGGCCGAGCTGCAGTCCAGGAGGCCGGGCATCGTCGACTACTTCAGCAG caggcaGCGGTCCGTCAGTCACAGCGTTCCCGGCTGGAAGTTGTTCGGTAAAGTTCCTCCCAGGCAGATTCCCTCCAAACATTCCCGGATCATCCAACAG GAGTACGAGGCTCGGCAGGTGGCGGCCCAGAGCTCTCCTACCCAGCATGCAGTGGGGCAGCAGCAGAGCCGGAGGAACGTAGAGTTTGAGCCGCTGTCGACCACAGCCCTGATCCTGGAGGACCGACCGCC gaaTCTTCCCGCCAAGTCAGCTGAGGAAACCCAGAGACACAGGCAGCAGTACGAGCAGATGGTGGCTGGAGCTAAGAGGAGAG AGTTGAAGGAGGCTCagaggaggcagcagcagaTGAAGGAGCGTTTCAGACAGGAAGACGTCATCGCCAACACAGCGCTGATCTGGAACAAACACATCCTGCCTCACTGGGACGCCAT GAAGTCAAGTCGGCGTGCTCGGGATCTGTGGTGGGCGGGTTTACCCCCCAGCGTCCGGGGACGAGTGTGGAGCCTCGCCATCGGCAACGAGCTCAACATCACAGCAG agcTGTATGAGATCTTCCTCTCCAGAGCGAAGGAGAAGTGGAGGAACCTCGGTGAGACTCAGGCTGACG CCGGAGCGCCGCCGGCCGACAGCGAGTCCAGTCTGCAGCTCATCAGACGAGACGTTTCCAGGACGTTGGCGTCGCTGTGCGTCTTCCAGAAG GGCGGCCCCTATCACGACCTGCTGCAAAGCATTCTGGGAGCTTACACCTGCTACAGACCTGATGTGGGATAt ATGCAGGGGATGGCGTCCCTGGCAGCCATGTTGATCCTGAACATGGACGAGGTCGAAGCTTTCATCAGCTTCTCCAACCTGATCAATAAACCCTGTCAGCTGACTTTCTACAGAGTGGACCACCAGCtg agcACACACACCAGTTTGACCAGTGTTCCCACTCCAGAGGATGAACGCTAA
- the si:ch211-207i20.2 gene encoding zinc finger protein OZF, whose protein sequence is MSSSAALHTQLATVMESLVHAAVAELKKLVEDSSAGEQPPPPAREQEESRDQMVRFASIMETLGNEALGKIVNIVDEAKLLVELQAGRGGKRPQTSILSVLNKARVEVEHSYGLRLQSADTDGSAQAKPPEEGVETPFVLAVTVKDEHGNIDLGAIAERARVEAAQPVTSDPECAKVPGSPEFVLQSVTWKYFMCTACGKSFTSQSNLKSHYRIHTGEKPFSCSECGRAFRQRQSLQSHMRTHTGERPYECPQCGKCFSKQAQLKTHAIIHTGEKPYGCELCGRRFNLLQNLHRHGHTHTGKKIFVCGVCGKGFTRAVTLKTHELIHTGQKPFKCEECPKTFRHAVNLKNHQRIHSGVRPFSCDVCGKSFRQSVNLKIHRRIHTGERPFSCPECGKTFSQQSSLISHGRTHSKERPFACDSCDKKFNNNNSLKLHMRVHTGEKPYSCDVCGKTFSQGSHLRTHKRHVHAGGKQYICDKCGKRYADQRNLKLHKCSYA, encoded by the exons ATGAGCTCGTCCGCCGCCCTGCACACCCAGCTGGCCACGGTCATGGAGTCGCTGGTCCACGCCGCGGTGGCGGAGCTGAAGAAGCTGGTGGAGGACAGCTCGGCCGGAGAACAGCCGCCTCCGCCGgccagagagcaggaggagagccGGGATCAGATG gtgcgGTTCGCCTCCATCATGGAGACTTTGGGAAACGAGGCTTTGGGGAAGATTGTGAACATCGTGGATGAAGCCAAACTGCTGGTGGAGCTGCAGGCGGGGAGGGGCGGCAAGAGACCGCAGACCAGTATCCTCAGCGTCCTCAACAAGGCGCGCGTCG AGGTCGAACACTCATATGGACTCCGGCTGCAGAGCGCCGACACAGACGGATCCGCTCAG GCCAAACCGCCAGAGGAAGGAGTGGAAACGCCATTCGTCCTGGCGGTCACTGTTAAAGACGAACACGGCAACATCGACCTGGGAGCCATCGCTGAGA GAGCTCGTGTCGAGGCCGCCCAGccggtgacctctgaccccgaGTGTGCGAAGGTTCCAGGTTCTCCGGAGTTCGTGCTGCAGAGCGTCACGTGGAAGTACTTCATGTGCACGGCGTGCGGTAAATCCTTCACGTCTCAGAGCAACCTGAAGTCTCATTATCGTATCCACACGGGCGAGAAGCCGTTCAGCTGCAGCGAGTGCGGCCGGGCGTTCCGGCAGCGGCAGAGCCTGCAGAGCCACATGCGCACGCATACTGGCGAGCGGCCGTACGAGTGTCCGCAGTGTGGGAAGTGTTTCTCCAAGCAGGCGCAGCTGAAGACACACGCCATCATCCACACGGGCGAGAAGCCATATGGCTGCGAGCTGTGCGGCCGCCGCTTCAACCTGCTGCAGAACCTGCACCGCCACGGCCACACCCACACCGGCAAGAAGATCTTTGTGTGCGGCGTGTGCGGGAAAGGCTTCACCCGCGCCGTCACGCTCAAAACACACGAGCTCATCCACACCGGGCAGAAGCCCTTCAAGTGCGAGGAGTGCCCCAAGACCTTCCGCCACGCCGTCAACCTAAAGAACCACCAGAGGATCCACAGCGGCGTGCGGCCGTTCAGCTGCGACGTCTGCGGGAAGAGTTTCCGCCAGTCGGTGAACCTGAAGATCCACCGGCGGATCCACACCGGCGAGCGGCCGTTCAGCTGCCCGGAGTGCGGCAAGACGTTCAGCCAGCAGAGCAGCCTGATCTCACACGGCCGCACGCACTCCAAAGAACGGCCGTTCGCCTGCGACTCCTGCGACAAgaagttcaacaacaacaacagcctgAAGCTGCACATGCGCGTCCACACCGGAGAGAAGCCGTACAGCTGTGACGTCTGCGGCAAGACCTTCAGCCAGGGCAGCCACCTGCGCACGCACAAGAGGCACGTCCACGCCGGCGGCAAGCAGTACATCTGCGACAAGTGCGGGAAGAGATACGCGGACCAACGCAACCTGAAGCTGCACAAGTGCAGCTACGCATGA